A window of the Dickeya dianthicola NCPPB 453 genome harbors these coding sequences:
- the secF gene encoding protein translocase subunit SecF, with translation MAQEYTVEQLNYGRKVYDFMRWDYWAFGLSGLLLLLSIVVMGVRGFNWGLDFTGGTVIEISLEKPADLEQMRGALEKAGFADPLVQNFGSSRDIMVRMPPAHDETGGQALGSKVVSVINDATSQHAAVKRIEFVGPSVGADLAQTGAMALMAALICILVYVGFRFEWRLAAGVVIALAHDVIITMGVLSLFSIEIDLTTVASLMSVIGYSLNDSIVVSDRIRENFRKIRRGTPYEIFNVSLTQTLHRTLITSGTTLVVILMLYLFGGAMLQGFSLTMLIGVTIGTASSIYVASALALKLGMKREHMLVQKVEKEGADQPSLLP, from the coding sequence GTGGCACAGGAATATACTGTTGAACAATTGAACTACGGCCGTAAAGTTTATGACTTTATGCGCTGGGACTACTGGGCCTTCGGCTTGTCCGGTCTGCTGCTGCTGTTGTCTATCGTCGTGATGGGCGTGCGCGGCTTCAACTGGGGGCTGGATTTCACCGGTGGTACGGTTATCGAAATTTCGCTGGAAAAACCCGCAGATTTAGAGCAGATGCGCGGAGCGCTGGAGAAAGCCGGTTTTGCCGATCCGCTGGTGCAGAACTTCGGCAGCAGCCGTGACATTATGGTGCGCATGCCGCCTGCTCACGATGAAACCGGTGGTCAGGCGCTGGGCAGCAAGGTCGTCAGCGTGATCAACGACGCGACCAGTCAGCATGCGGCGGTTAAACGCATTGAGTTCGTCGGGCCGAGCGTGGGCGCGGATCTGGCGCAGACTGGCGCTATGGCGTTGATGGCGGCGTTAATCTGCATTTTGGTTTACGTCGGTTTTCGTTTCGAATGGCGTCTGGCCGCGGGGGTGGTTATCGCGCTGGCGCATGACGTGATTATCACTATGGGCGTGCTGTCGCTGTTCTCTATTGAAATCGACCTGACTACTGTGGCGTCGCTGATGTCGGTCATCGGCTACTCGCTGAACGACAGCATCGTGGTTTCTGACCGTATCCGTGAAAACTTCCGCAAGATCCGCCGCGGTACGCCTTACGAGATTTTCAATGTGTCGTTGACCCAAACGCTGCACCGGACCTTGATCACGTCGGGAACCACGCTGGTGGTGATCCTGATGCTGTATCTGTTCGGCGGCGCGATGCTACAAGGGTTCTCGCTGACGATGCTGATCGGCGTCACCATTGGTACGGCGTCCTCTATCTATGTGGCATCCGCTCTGGCGCTCAAGCTGGGTATGAAGCGCGAGCACATGCTGGTGCAGAAAGTGGAAAAAGAAGGCGCGGACCAGCCGTCGTTGCTGCCGTAA
- a CDS encoding SadB/YajI family lipoprotein, whose protein sequence is MIFHRRVISMLSVMVLLAGCAQPQPPRIQNELGQINQKLRDLTNRTVALEQQNTLNANSTSGVYLLPAAHNRALLDSSIGKLSLELSKAEPEASGTRALLTIRTMNTLTLPAFRAQLDWGALDPVSGKPLASDTQTQLLTIPPMLTPVSEITVEVRLSGLTPEQLGFVRMHDVAADPTLRRSEPSQ, encoded by the coding sequence ATGATTTTTCACCGCCGCGTTATCTCGATGTTATCCGTCATGGTGCTGCTCGCCGGATGTGCGCAACCGCAGCCCCCCCGCATACAGAACGAACTTGGTCAGATTAACCAGAAACTGCGCGACCTCACCAACCGCACCGTGGCGCTGGAACAGCAGAATACATTAAACGCCAACTCCACCTCTGGGGTTTATCTGCTGCCTGCCGCCCACAATCGAGCATTACTCGACAGCAGCATCGGCAAGTTAAGCCTGGAACTTAGCAAAGCGGAACCGGAAGCCAGCGGCACGCGCGCCTTGCTCACTATCCGCACCATGAACACGCTGACGCTGCCGGCCTTTCGGGCGCAACTTGACTGGGGCGCGCTTGATCCGGTCAGCGGAAAACCGTTGGCCAGCGACACACAGACTCAGTTACTGACTATCCCGCCGATGCTGACGCCAGTATCGGAAATTACGGTAGAGGTACGGCTTTCCGGCCTGACGCCGGAGCAGCTCGGCTTTGTGCGTATGCATGATGTAGCGGCGGACCCTACGCTGCGCCGCAGCGAACCGAGTCAGTGA
- the mgtA gene encoding magnesium-translocating P-type ATPase: MHFIRLTRQWISQLGHHLPRRLFQRDPMPDGKLDVSQAISGAIAARCLRLASLDETTLYQEFNSHPQGLQPIEAEQARARHGDNRIPGEQAAPWWRHLWRCYRNPFNLLLTLLGLISYATEDLTAALVIALMVLISTLLNFIQEARSGKAADALKAMVSNKVTVLRSDAQSGYSDYQDIPLDQLVPGDIVKLAAGDMIPADLRILQARDLFISQASLTGESLPVEKVANSRQSEQTAALECDTLCFMGTNVVSGTALAMVIATGGNTWFGQLAGRVVQQSGETNAFQQGISRVSWLLIRFMLVMTPIVLLINGYTKGDWWEAALFALSVAVGLTPEMLPMIVTSTLAKGAVKLSRQKVIVKRLDAIQNFGAMDILCTDKTGTLTQDKIVLECHTDAFGNASQRVLRYAWLNSAYQTGLRNLLDQAVLEGIPPQEQQLALSRWRKVDEIPFDFERRRMSVVVAENDDEHWLICKGALEETLGACAQVRHGEQLLSLDAPLLSRIRHLTDDLNRQGLRVVAVASKVMPADCQDYGRVDESDLILEGYIAFLDPPKESTAPALKALKDHGVTVKILTGDSELVAAKVCREVDIELTGVLTGRDIDALSDEQLAHAARDTTLFARLTPLHKERIVRLLRSEGHVVGFMGDGINDAPALRAADIGISVDSAVDIAREAADIILLEKSLMVLEEGVIEGRRTFVNMLKYIKMTASSNFGNVFSVLIASAFLPFLPMLPLHLLIQNLMYDISQIAIPFDNVDDDQVKKPQRWNAGDLGRFMVFFGPISSIFDVLTFALMWWFFHADTLDAQTLFQSGWFIEGLLSQTLIVHMIRTRRIPFIQSRPSWPVMVMTLLIMATGIGLVFSPLAGFLQLQALPSSYFPWLLAILSGYLLLTQVMKGVFARRYGWQ; encoded by the coding sequence ATGCATTTTATTCGACTCACACGGCAATGGATCTCACAGCTCGGCCATCATTTACCGCGCCGCCTGTTTCAGCGCGACCCCATGCCCGATGGAAAACTGGACGTCAGCCAGGCCATAAGCGGCGCCATTGCGGCGCGCTGTTTGCGGCTGGCCAGTCTTGACGAAACCACGCTGTATCAGGAATTCAACAGCCATCCGCAAGGGCTGCAACCGATTGAAGCCGAGCAGGCGCGGGCGCGCCACGGCGATAACCGGATTCCCGGCGAGCAAGCCGCGCCCTGGTGGCGCCACTTATGGCGTTGCTATCGCAACCCGTTCAACCTGCTGCTGACGCTGCTGGGCCTGATTTCCTATGCCACGGAAGACCTGACCGCCGCGCTGGTCATCGCGCTGATGGTGCTGATTTCCACCCTGCTTAATTTCATTCAGGAAGCGCGTTCCGGCAAAGCCGCCGATGCGCTGAAAGCGATGGTCAGCAACAAGGTGACCGTACTGCGCAGCGACGCCCAGAGCGGTTACAGCGACTATCAGGATATCCCGCTGGATCAACTGGTGCCGGGCGATATCGTCAAACTGGCGGCGGGCGACATGATCCCGGCCGACCTGCGTATCCTGCAAGCCCGCGATCTGTTCATCAGCCAGGCATCGCTGACCGGCGAATCACTGCCGGTGGAAAAAGTGGCGAATAGCCGCCAGAGCGAGCAAACGGCGGCGCTGGAATGCGACACGCTCTGCTTTATGGGCACCAACGTGGTCAGCGGCACCGCGCTGGCGATGGTGATCGCCACCGGCGGCAATACCTGGTTCGGCCAGTTGGCCGGCCGCGTGGTGCAGCAGTCCGGCGAAACAAACGCCTTCCAGCAAGGCATCAGCCGCGTCAGTTGGCTGCTGATCCGTTTCATGCTGGTGATGACGCCGATTGTGTTGCTTATCAATGGCTACACCAAAGGCGACTGGTGGGAAGCGGCGCTGTTCGCCCTGTCGGTCGCCGTCGGTCTGACGCCGGAAATGCTGCCGATGATCGTCACCTCGACGCTGGCTAAAGGCGCGGTGAAACTGTCGCGTCAAAAAGTGATCGTCAAACGACTGGATGCCATCCAAAACTTCGGCGCGATGGACATCCTGTGTACCGACAAAACCGGTACGCTGACGCAGGATAAGATCGTGCTGGAATGCCATACCGATGCGTTTGGCAACGCCAGCCAGCGGGTGCTGCGCTACGCCTGGCTGAACAGCGCCTACCAGACCGGGTTGCGCAATCTGCTGGATCAGGCGGTGCTGGAGGGAATCCCGCCGCAGGAACAGCAGCTCGCCTTGTCCCGCTGGCGCAAGGTGGACGAAATCCCGTTTGATTTTGAGCGCCGCCGCATGTCGGTGGTGGTGGCGGAAAACGATGACGAGCACTGGCTTATCTGCAAAGGCGCGCTGGAAGAAACCCTCGGCGCCTGCGCCCAGGTGCGCCACGGCGAGCAACTGCTGTCGCTGGACGCCCCGCTGCTGTCGCGCATCCGGCATCTGACGGATGATCTTAACCGTCAGGGGCTGCGTGTGGTGGCCGTCGCCAGCAAAGTGATGCCTGCCGACTGTCAGGATTACGGCCGGGTGGACGAATCCGACCTGATCCTGGAAGGCTATATCGCCTTTCTCGATCCGCCGAAAGAAAGCACCGCGCCCGCGCTGAAAGCGCTGAAAGACCACGGCGTGACGGTGAAAATCCTCACTGGCGACAGCGAGCTGGTGGCCGCCAAGGTGTGCCGTGAAGTGGATATTGAACTGACCGGCGTCCTGACCGGCCGCGACATCGATGCCCTGAGCGATGAACAACTGGCGCACGCTGCCCGCGACACCACGCTGTTTGCCCGCCTGACGCCGCTGCACAAAGAACGGATTGTGCGGCTGTTGCGTTCGGAAGGCCATGTGGTCGGTTTCATGGGCGACGGCATCAACGACGCACCGGCTCTGCGGGCGGCGGATATCGGTATTTCGGTGGACTCAGCGGTGGACATCGCCCGCGAGGCGGCGGATATCATCCTGCTGGAAAAAAGCCTGATGGTGTTGGAAGAAGGCGTCATCGAAGGCCGTCGCACCTTCGTCAACATGCTGAAATACATCAAGATGACCGCCAGTTCCAACTTCGGCAACGTCTTCAGCGTGCTGATCGCCAGTGCTTTCCTGCCGTTCCTGCCGATGCTGCCGCTGCATCTGTTGATCCAGAATCTGATGTACGATATTTCACAGATAGCCATCCCGTTCGACAATGTGGACGACGATCAGGTCAAAAAACCGCAGCGCTGGAATGCCGGCGATCTCGGGCGGTTTATGGTGTTCTTCGGCCCGATCAGCTCTATTTTCGACGTTCTGACCTTCGCACTGATGTGGTGGTTTTTCCACGCCGACACGCTGGACGCGCAAACGCTGTTCCAGTCCGGCTGGTTTATTGAAGGGCTGCTGTCGCAAACGCTGATTGTGCATATGATCCGCACCCGCCGTATCCCATTCATCCAAAGCCGCCCGTCCTGGCCGGTGATGGTGATGACGTTGTTAATCATGGCGACCGGCATCGGGCTGGTGTTCTCGCCGCTGGCCGGATTCCTGCAGTTGCAGGCGCTGCCATCAAGCTACTTCCCGTGGCTGCTGGCGATCCTGAGCGGTTATCTGCTGCTCACCCAGGTCATGAAAGGCGTCTTCGCTCGCCGCTACGGCTGGCAATAA
- the nrdR gene encoding transcriptional regulator NrdR, whose protein sequence is MHCPFCAAVDTKVIDSRLVGEGSQVRRRRQCLVCNERFTTFEVAELVMPRVIKSNDVREPFNEDKLRSGMLKALEKRPVSSDDVEMAITHIKSQLRATGEREVTAKMVGNLVMDALRKLDKVAYIRFASVYRSFEDIREFGEEIARLQD, encoded by the coding sequence ATGCATTGTCCTTTTTGTGCCGCAGTGGATACCAAAGTGATTGATTCTCGCCTGGTGGGCGAGGGTTCTCAGGTTCGTCGTCGCCGGCAGTGTCTGGTATGCAACGAGCGTTTTACCACCTTTGAAGTGGCGGAACTGGTGATGCCGCGCGTCATCAAGAGTAATGATGTGCGCGAGCCGTTCAATGAGGACAAACTGCGTAGCGGGATGCTGAAAGCGCTGGAAAAACGGCCGGTCAGCTCTGACGACGTGGAAATGGCCATCACTCACATCAAATCTCAACTGCGCGCGACCGGCGAGCGGGAAGTGACCGCCAAAATGGTGGGCAATCTGGTGATGGATGCGCTGAGAAAGCTCGACAAGGTGGCCTACATCCGTTTTGCGTCGGTATATCGTAGCTTTGAGGATATTCGCGAGTTTGGCGAAGAGATCGCCCGCCTGCAGGACTAA
- the ribD gene encoding bifunctional diaminohydroxyphosphoribosylaminopyrimidine deaminase/5-amino-6-(5-phosphoribosylamino)uracil reductase RibD, with protein MATYSDEFYMARALELARRGHFTTAPNPNVGCVIVRDDEIVGEGYHQKAGEAHAEVHALRMAGDKARGATAYVTLEPCSHHGRTPPCADALIAAGVARVVAAMQDPNPQVTGRGLHRLQQAGIEVRHSVMMEQAEKINRGFLKRMRTGFPYLQLKLGASLDGRTAMASGESQWITSPQSRQDVQRFRAQSSAILSSSATVLADDPSLTVRWSELDADTQRRYPESAVRQPVRVIVDSQSRVSPQHRLISQPGQTWLARPRQDGRSWPNGVEQLDMPLHGGGIDLVALMMTLGKRQINTVWVEAGPRLAGALLQAGVVDELIVYLAPRLLGDAARPLCVLPGLEQLSQAPAFAMTDVCQVGPDLRLTLKPQ; from the coding sequence ATGGCTACATACTCTGATGAATTTTATATGGCTCGTGCGCTGGAGCTTGCTCGTCGCGGGCACTTTACGACGGCACCGAACCCGAACGTCGGGTGCGTGATAGTCAGAGATGACGAAATAGTGGGGGAAGGGTATCACCAGAAAGCGGGTGAAGCGCATGCGGAAGTGCATGCGCTGCGCATGGCGGGCGACAAAGCGCGCGGCGCCACGGCGTATGTAACGCTTGAGCCGTGCAGTCATCACGGTCGCACACCTCCGTGCGCCGATGCGCTGATCGCCGCCGGCGTGGCGCGGGTCGTGGCGGCGATGCAGGACCCGAATCCGCAGGTGACGGGTCGTGGCCTGCACCGTCTGCAACAGGCCGGCATCGAGGTGCGTCACAGTGTGATGATGGAGCAGGCGGAAAAAATTAACCGCGGCTTTCTGAAACGGATGCGCACCGGTTTCCCTTACTTGCAGCTTAAACTCGGCGCTTCGCTGGATGGCCGTACGGCGATGGCGTCCGGCGAAAGCCAGTGGATCACCTCGCCTCAGTCTCGCCAGGATGTACAGCGTTTTCGGGCGCAGAGTTCGGCTATTCTCAGCAGCAGCGCCACCGTGCTGGCGGATGATCCGTCGCTGACCGTGCGCTGGTCGGAGCTGGATGCGGATACCCAGCGGCGCTATCCTGAAAGCGCCGTGCGCCAGCCGGTGCGGGTTATTGTCGATAGCCAGTCGCGCGTGAGCCCGCAGCATCGTCTGATAAGTCAGCCGGGGCAAACCTGGTTGGCGCGCCCGCGTCAGGATGGTCGGTCATGGCCGAACGGCGTGGAGCAACTGGATATGCCGCTGCACGGCGGCGGCATTGATTTGGTCGCCCTGATGATGACGCTGGGCAAGCGCCAGATCAATACAGTGTGGGTGGAAGCGGGCCCGCGTCTGGCCGGCGCGTTGCTGCAGGCCGGCGTGGTGGATGAGCTGATTGTTTACCTCGCACCCAGATTGCTGGGGGACGCGGCCCGGCCGCTGTGCGTGCTGCCGGGGCTGGAGCAACTGTCGCAGGCGCCCGCGTTTGCGATGACGGATGTCTGTCAGGTGGGGCCGGATCTCCGTCTGACGCTAAAGCCTCAATAA
- the ribH gene encoding 6,7-dimethyl-8-ribityllumazine synthase, whose protein sequence is MNIIEGVVAAPNARVAIAIARFNHFINDSLLEGALDALKRIGQVKEENVTVVWVPGAYELPLTARALANSQRYDAVVALGTVIRGGTAHFEFVAGECSSGLSHVAMNSDIPVAFGVLTTESIEQAIERAGTKAGNKGAEAALTALEMINVLHSIKSA, encoded by the coding sequence ATGAACATTATTGAAGGTGTTGTTGCCGCTCCGAATGCCCGCGTGGCGATTGCTATTGCCCGTTTCAATCACTTCATCAATGACAGCCTGCTGGAAGGCGCACTGGACGCTCTCAAGCGTATCGGCCAGGTGAAAGAAGAAAACGTCACCGTGGTGTGGGTGCCGGGCGCCTATGAATTGCCGCTGACCGCACGCGCGCTGGCCAACAGCCAGAGATATGACGCCGTGGTGGCGCTGGGTACGGTGATCCGCGGCGGTACCGCCCATTTTGAATTTGTTGCCGGCGAGTGCAGCTCCGGTCTGTCTCACGTCGCGATGAACAGCGACATTCCGGTCGCCTTCGGTGTGCTGACGACGGAAAGTATCGAGCAGGCCATTGAGCGCGCCGGCACCAAAGCGGGGAACAAAGGGGCGGAAGCCGCTCTGACCGCGCTTGAAATGATCAATGTATTACACTCAATCAAGTCAGCCTGA
- the nusB gene encoding transcription antitermination factor NusB, with protein MKPAARRRARECAVQALYSWQLSKNDIADVELQFLSEQDVKGVDIAYFRELLAGVATQAEKLDAQMAPYLSRQLDELGQVERAILRLAVYELGKREDVPYKVAINEAIELAKVFGAEDSHKFVNGVLDKAGPYLRPGKK; from the coding sequence GTGAAACCTGCTGCTCGTCGCCGCGCTCGTGAATGTGCGGTTCAAGCGCTTTATTCCTGGCAGTTGTCCAAAAACGATATTGCCGATGTTGAACTCCAGTTCCTGAGCGAGCAGGATGTCAAAGGCGTGGACATCGCCTATTTCCGCGAGTTGCTGGCGGGCGTTGCCACCCAGGCGGAAAAGCTGGATGCCCAGATGGCGCCGTATCTTTCCCGTCAGTTGGACGAGCTTGGGCAGGTGGAGAGAGCCATTCTGCGTCTGGCGGTGTATGAGCTAGGCAAGCGCGAGGATGTGCCGTACAAGGTTGCCATCAACGAAGCGATTGAGCTGGCCAAGGTGTTTGGCGCCGAGGACAGCCACAAGTTCGTTAACGGCGTGCTGGACAAGGCCGGGCCTTACCTGCGGCCGGGCAAAAAATAA
- the thiL gene encoding thiamine-phosphate kinase translates to MAQGEFDVIARYFNRVGYSRRNVELGIGDDCALLNIPSKQLLAVSTDTLVSGIHFLPDIDPADLAYKSLAVNLSDLAAMGADPAFVSLALTLPAIDADWLAAYSDSLFEQLAYYDMQLIGGDTTRGPLSMTLTIQGLVPSGRALKRSGARIGDWIYVTGTLGDSAAGLAILQARLQVSDADDRQWLLQRHLRPQPRILYGQALRDLASAAIDLSDGLASDLGHILKASDCGARINLDALPYSSALLRHDDPEQAMRWALSGGEDYELCFTVPELNRGALEVAIGHLGARYTCIGQIGAASEGLSFFRSGQPVTVNLKGYDHFGA, encoded by the coding sequence ATGGCTCAAGGTGAGTTTGATGTGATTGCCCGCTATTTCAACCGGGTGGGCTATTCACGGCGGAATGTTGAATTGGGGATCGGCGATGACTGCGCCCTGCTGAACATTCCGAGCAAACAGTTGCTGGCGGTCAGCACGGATACGCTGGTATCCGGTATTCATTTTCTGCCCGACATCGACCCGGCCGATCTGGCGTACAAGTCTCTGGCGGTCAATCTGAGCGATCTGGCCGCAATGGGCGCCGACCCGGCTTTTGTCTCGCTGGCGCTCACCTTGCCTGCTATTGATGCCGACTGGCTGGCCGCCTACAGCGACAGCCTGTTTGAACAGCTTGCTTACTACGATATGCAACTGATTGGCGGCGATACCACGCGCGGGCCGCTCAGCATGACGCTGACCATTCAAGGGCTGGTGCCGTCAGGCCGGGCGCTGAAACGCAGCGGAGCGCGCATCGGCGACTGGATTTACGTTACCGGAACGCTGGGCGACAGCGCCGCCGGTTTGGCTATTTTGCAGGCGAGGCTACAAGTGTCCGACGCTGACGATCGTCAATGGCTGCTACAGCGCCATTTGCGCCCCCAGCCTCGTATTCTGTATGGGCAGGCGCTGCGTGATCTGGCCAGTGCGGCTATCGACCTGTCTGACGGGCTGGCGTCTGATTTGGGGCATATTCTTAAGGCCAGTGATTGCGGCGCGCGCATCAATCTGGACGCGTTGCCGTATTCCAGCGCGTTACTGCGGCATGACGACCCAGAGCAAGCGATGCGGTGGGCGCTCAGCGGCGGTGAAGATTATGAATTGTGCTTTACCGTGCCGGAGCTGAACCGGGGCGCGCTGGAGGTGGCGATTGGTCATCTGGGCGCCCGCTATACCTGCATCGGCCAGATTGGGGCGGCCTCTGAAGGGCTGAGCTTCTTCCGTTCAGGGCAACCGGTGACTGTCAATCTGAAAGGGTATGACCATTTTGGCGCATGA
- the pgpA gene encoding phosphatidylglycerophosphatase A, with product MTILAHENKRSLVAKSRLRMRNPWHLLATGFGSGLSPWMPGTAGSLAAIPVWYLLMLLPLQLYSLLVMLSICIGVYLCHRTAKDMGVHDHGSIVWDEFVGMWITLMAVPSSHWGWVAAGFVIFRVLDIFKPWPIRWFDRNVHGGMGIMVDDIVAGVISAVVLYAAGHYAA from the coding sequence ATGACCATTTTGGCGCATGAAAACAAACGATCTCTGGTCGCCAAAAGCCGCCTGCGGATGCGTAATCCGTGGCATTTGCTGGCGACCGGGTTCGGCAGCGGTCTGTCGCCGTGGATGCCCGGCACTGCTGGCTCGCTGGCGGCTATCCCGGTGTGGTATCTGCTGATGTTGTTGCCGTTGCAGCTCTATTCGCTGCTGGTGATGCTCAGTATCTGCATCGGCGTTTATCTGTGTCATCGCACCGCGAAAGACATGGGCGTGCATGACCACGGCAGCATCGTCTGGGACGAGTTTGTCGGGATGTGGATCACCCTGATGGCGGTGCCTTCGAGCCACTGGGGATGGGTGGCCGCCGGGTTTGTGATTTTCCGGGTTCTGGATATTTTCAAGCCCTGGCCGATTCGCTGGTTTGATCGCAATGTGCATGGCGGCATGGGCATTATGGTTGACGATATCGTCGCCGGGGTGATTTCAGCGGTGGTTTTGTATGCGGCCGGGCACTATGCGGCATAG
- the dxs gene encoding 1-deoxy-D-xylulose-5-phosphate synthase, with the protein MTFDIAKYPTLALVENPEELRLLPRESLPKLCDELRQYLLDSVSRSSGHFASGLGTVELTVALHYVYNTPFDHLVWDVGHQAYPHKILTERRDRIATIRQKGGLHPFPWRGESEYDVLSVGHSSTSISAGIGMAVAADREGQGRRTVCVIGDGAITAGMAFEAMNHAGDIKPDMLVVLNDNEMSISENVGALNNHLAQLLSGKLYSTLREGGKKVLSGLPPIKELVKRTEEHLKGMVVPGTLFEELGFNYIGPVDGHDVQSLVQTLKNMRSLKGPQLLHIMTKKGKGYAPAEQDPISWHAVPKFDPASGTLPKSKETLPTYSAIFGQWLKETAATDNRLMAITPAMREGSGMVAFSREYPQQYFDVAIAEQHAVTFAAGLAIGGYRPVVAIYSTFLQRAYDQVIHDVAIQNLPVLFAIDRGGIVGADGQTHQGAFDLSFLRCIPQMVIMTPSDENECRLMLHTGYHYQSGPCAVRYPRGSILGVALTPLENLPIGKGVIKRKGEKIAILNFGTLLPDAQQAAETLNATLADMRFVKPLDEALIASLAASHDVLVTLEENAIMGGAGSGVNEYLMAKRLPVPVLNLGLPDYFIPQGTQAEIRTDLALDAAGIERRIRDWLA; encoded by the coding sequence ATGACCTTTGATATAGCGAAATACCCCACGCTGGCGCTGGTGGAAAACCCCGAGGAACTACGCCTGCTGCCAAGGGAAAGCCTGCCCAAATTGTGCGACGAGCTGCGACAGTATCTGCTGGACAGCGTCAGCCGCTCAAGCGGGCATTTTGCCTCGGGTCTGGGTACGGTCGAGCTGACCGTGGCGTTGCATTATGTCTATAACACCCCGTTCGACCATCTGGTGTGGGATGTCGGCCATCAGGCTTACCCTCACAAAATCCTGACCGAACGACGCGACCGCATCGCCACCATCCGCCAAAAAGGCGGCCTGCATCCGTTTCCCTGGCGCGGCGAGAGCGAGTACGACGTGCTGAGCGTCGGCCACTCCTCGACATCCATCAGCGCCGGCATCGGTATGGCCGTGGCCGCCGATCGTGAAGGACAAGGGCGCCGAACCGTCTGCGTGATCGGCGACGGCGCCATCACCGCCGGTATGGCGTTTGAAGCCATGAACCACGCCGGCGACATCAAACCGGACATGCTGGTGGTGCTGAACGACAATGAAATGTCGATTTCCGAAAACGTCGGCGCGCTGAACAATCATCTGGCGCAATTGCTGTCCGGCAAGCTCTATTCCACCCTGCGCGAAGGCGGCAAGAAAGTGCTGTCCGGCCTGCCGCCTATCAAGGAACTGGTCAAACGCACCGAAGAGCACCTGAAAGGTATGGTGGTGCCCGGTACGCTGTTTGAAGAGCTAGGGTTCAACTATATCGGCCCGGTGGATGGTCATGACGTGCAGTCGCTGGTCCAGACCCTGAAAAATATGCGCAGTCTGAAAGGCCCGCAGCTGCTGCATATCATGACCAAGAAAGGCAAAGGCTATGCGCCGGCCGAACAGGACCCTATCAGCTGGCATGCGGTGCCGAAATTCGATCCGGCCAGCGGCACGCTGCCGAAAAGCAAAGAGACGTTGCCTACCTACTCCGCGATTTTCGGCCAGTGGCTGAAGGAAACGGCGGCGACGGATAACCGCCTGATGGCGATTACCCCGGCCATGCGTGAAGGCTCCGGCATGGTGGCGTTTTCTCGCGAATACCCGCAACAGTACTTCGATGTCGCCATTGCCGAGCAACATGCAGTGACCTTTGCCGCCGGGCTGGCGATCGGCGGTTATCGCCCGGTGGTGGCGATTTATTCCACCTTCCTGCAACGCGCCTACGACCAGGTGATTCATGACGTCGCCATCCAGAACCTGCCGGTGCTGTTCGCCATCGATCGCGGCGGCATTGTCGGCGCCGATGGTCAAACCCATCAGGGCGCATTCGACCTGTCGTTCCTGCGCTGCATCCCTCAAATGGTGATCATGACGCCCAGCGACGAAAACGAGTGCCGGCTGATGCTGCATACCGGCTACCACTATCAGTCAGGACCATGCGCGGTGCGCTATCCGCGCGGCAGCATCCTGGGCGTAGCACTGACGCCGCTGGAAAACCTGCCCATCGGCAAAGGGGTAATAAAACGTAAGGGCGAGAAGATTGCCATTCTGAATTTCGGCACCCTGCTGCCGGACGCGCAACAGGCGGCCGAAACACTCAACGCGACGCTGGCGGATATGCGGTTTGTCAAACCGCTGGACGAAGCGCTGATCGCCTCGCTTGCCGCCAGCCATGACGTGCTGGTCACCCTAGAAGAGAATGCCATTATGGGTGGCGCCGGCAGCGGCGTGAACGAATACCTGATGGCGAAACGCCTGCCGGTGCCGGTGCTCAACCTTGGCCTGCCAGACTACTTTATTCCACAAGGAACGCAGGCGGAAATCCGCACCGATCTGGCGCTGGACGCGGCAGGCATCGAGCGGCGCATCCGCGACTGGCTGGCCTGA